A genomic region of Magnolia sinica isolate HGM2019 chromosome 6, MsV1, whole genome shotgun sequence contains the following coding sequences:
- the LOC131248583 gene encoding uncharacterized protein LOC131248583 codes for MAGGKVRDDERSGAEIVYGTEACYRHSVELLEELGFPRGVLPLKDLEECGRVRETGFVWMKQKGPYEHFFAGTNSRVSYSTEVTAYVEKFKMKKMTGIKSKQVLLWVPITEMSIEDPASQKIYFKTPMGIGRSFPVSAFLTEEAKEENEEKE; via the coding sequence ATGGCCGGCGGCAAGGTGCGCGATGACGAAAGATCCGGCGCCGAGATCGTATATGGCACCGAAGCATGCTACCGCCATTCGGTAGAACTGCTCGAGGAGCTTGGATTCCCCAGAGGCGTCCTCCCACTAAAAGATCTCGAGGAGTGTGGAAGAGTCCGGGAGACTGGATTTGTGTGGATGAAACAGAAGGGCCCATACGAGCACTTCTTCGCCGGGACAAACAGCCGCGTGAGCTACTCTACCGAGGTTACGGCCTATGTTGAGAAGTtcaagatgaagaagatgactgGAATCAAGAGCAAGCAAGTCTTGTTGTGGGTGCCAATAACAGAGATGAGTATTGAAGATCCGGCGTCGCAGAAGATATACTTCAAGACTCCAATGGGGATTGGAAGGTCATTCCCGGTTTCTGCGTTTCTAACGGAGGAAGCGAAAGAAGAGAATGAAGAGAAAGAATGA